A window of the Cellvibrio sp. pealriver genome harbors these coding sequences:
- the waaC gene encoding lipopolysaccharide heptosyltransferase I codes for MKILLIKMSSMGDIFHTFPAISDIKRNFLDAQIDWVVEDGFKEIVDWHPAIHKVIPIHLRRWVKQRNKKSWQEFKSWRSELRTENYDYIIDAQGLLKSALVAKCASGRSIDGYDKDSVREPISHWFYKRSHNIDKNQHAVERTRQLLGKVLGYTPVKKLNFGINQNFTHVQKDTHKLIFIIGTSWITKLWSTSEWQTLTKIAVDEGYSVEIMWGSLEERAIADQIIAFCPQATRPDQRLSITTIAEKLVGAAGVVGLDTGFSHLAGALETPTIALYGATSPIKVGLIGEHTQNLQLNTPLDCMPCHKRHCKWLPENSTSTPQCMSGIKANEVWQALQQKIFGEYTH; via the coding sequence ATGAAGATTCTCCTTATTAAAATGTCCTCGATGGGCGATATTTTCCATACTTTTCCTGCGATCAGTGACATCAAAAGAAATTTTCTTGATGCCCAAATTGATTGGGTAGTAGAGGACGGCTTTAAAGAAATTGTGGATTGGCACCCCGCCATTCATAAGGTTATTCCGATTCACCTGCGCCGCTGGGTAAAACAGCGCAATAAAAAATCCTGGCAAGAATTTAAATCCTGGCGAAGTGAATTGCGTACCGAAAACTACGATTACATTATTGATGCCCAAGGTTTGCTTAAAAGTGCCTTGGTCGCCAAATGCGCATCGGGAAGGAGTATTGATGGCTATGATAAGGATTCGGTACGTGAGCCTATTTCGCATTGGTTTTACAAGCGTTCCCATAACATAGATAAAAACCAGCATGCGGTAGAGCGAACACGCCAATTACTGGGAAAGGTATTGGGCTATACACCTGTAAAAAAATTAAATTTTGGAATCAACCAAAATTTCACTCATGTGCAAAAAGACACACACAAACTTATTTTTATTATTGGCACCAGCTGGATAACCAAACTGTGGTCTACCAGTGAGTGGCAAACGCTGACCAAAATTGCAGTTGATGAAGGTTACAGTGTTGAAATCATGTGGGGCAGCCTCGAAGAGCGTGCGATCGCAGATCAAATTATTGCATTTTGCCCACAAGCGACGCGCCCTGATCAGCGCTTATCTATCACCACTATTGCTGAAAAATTGGTGGGCGCTGCCGGGGTTGTAGGTTTGGATACAGGATTTTCACATCTTGCAGGTGCGCTGGAAACACCGACTATTGCACTTTATGGCGCAACCTCGCCTATTAAAGTAGGTCTCATTGGTGAACACACACAAAATTTACAGCTCAACACGCCTTTGGATTGCATGCCCTGCCACAAGCGCCATTGCAAATGGCTGCCAGAGAACAGTACATCAACTCCCCAATGTATGAGCGGCATCAAAGCAAACGAAGTGTGGCAGGCGTTACAGCAAAAAATATTTGGTGAATATACCCACTGA
- a CDS encoding DUF6165 family protein, which translates to MLIEAPISLGELIDKITILEIKAVNIGDETKLKNVTHELNILNAKVAQLLDAAGQAKLAPLKQALKDINQELWIIEDDIRDCEYAKDFSDKFIQLARAVYVTNDKRAKVKKDINLAFGSELIEEKSYKDYQ; encoded by the coding sequence ATGCTGATTGAAGCCCCTATTTCCCTTGGCGAATTGATCGACAAGATCACTATTCTGGAAATCAAAGCCGTGAACATTGGCGATGAAACCAAACTCAAAAATGTGACCCACGAGCTGAATATTCTTAATGCAAAGGTTGCGCAGTTACTGGATGCTGCTGGCCAAGCCAAACTGGCACCGCTCAAACAAGCGCTCAAAGATATCAATCAGGAATTGTGGATTATTGAAGACGATATTCGCGATTGCGAATACGCAAAAGATTTTAGCGATAAATTTATCCAACTCGCACGCGCAGTTTACGTGACTAACGACAAACGCGCCAAAGTGAAAAAAGATATCAACCTCGCCTTTGGATCTGAATTAATCGAAGAAAAATCTTACAAAGATTATCAGTAA
- a CDS encoding efflux RND transporter permease subunit, protein MSAPQDSSHHSNLGISGRIARAFLTTEITPLLALTGLLLGIFAVLITPREEEPQINVTFANVFIPFPGATPEEVEALVTNPAEQIVSEIEGVEHIYSTSSPGMSSLTVRFKVGEPRTDAIVRLYNAFYANSDWLPQNLGVGQPLIKPKGIDDVPIVALTLWSKNAATTNSDLLSVARELQTQLQRVPGTRDIEIIGGGDKALRVLFDPERMAAFGLALDDLRRALGSANSSQAAGTIVSDNREMLVQAGTFLSTAEEVADLVVGVYQGAPVFLRDVASVSLGADQPTHYVTHGFGSAVADNNESNSGRYPAITLSIAKKPGENAVDVAEQVIARVEQLRGVSLPDAMNVDVTRNYGATAEDKAQTLIKKLIFATLSVIILVLIALGKREALVVGAAVIVTLAITLFASWAWGFTLNRVSLFALIFSIGILVDDAIVVVENIHRHMSQGKLSLNEAIPLAVDEVGGPTILATFTVIAALLPMAFVSGLMGPYMLPIPINASTGMLISLAVAFMFTPWLYRRLFAHVDHGSVNASANAHESNGNKFLPFFTRIMTPLLNREAGKKARLWLLGGILGLIAASIGLVVVQAVMLKMLPFDNKSEFQIVVDMPEGTPLENTQTVLQALADKLETIPEVTDYQLYAGTAAPINFNGLVRQNYLRRAPYMGEIQVNLLDKHLRQRKSHEIALAARELLAETAKAMNASVKVVEVPPGPPVLSPLVAEVYGLNYTRQLDVAKQVRAAFEATPDVVDVDDSIEAPQTRWLIAVDRARAARLGVDQTSIANAIRTALAGEDAAYLHSASAKVALPLRLELPAGEKDSLERVLAIKVRAQNGKLIALAELTQVIESQRQQTIHHKDLLPVVYVLGDVAGETDSPLYGLAAIYQRIAETPIDGQVIDQFLNSQPENPVNWSLKWDGELQVTLDTFRDMGIAYSVGLVMIYLLVVGMFKSYSVPLIIMAPIPLTLIGIMPGHALLGQQFTAPSMIGMIALAGIIVRNSILLVDFIQQEVRSGKTLEDATISAAAVRALPIGLTALAAMMGGFFILDDPIFGGLAVSLIFGLLVSTILTLVVIPVVYYAYHYK, encoded by the coding sequence ATGAGCGCTCCGCAAGATTCATCCCATCATTCAAACTTGGGGATTTCCGGCCGTATCGCCCGCGCGTTTTTAACCACGGAAATTACACCACTGTTAGCACTGACCGGATTACTGCTCGGTATTTTTGCGGTGCTGATTACACCGCGCGAAGAAGAGCCGCAAATTAATGTGACCTTTGCCAACGTGTTTATTCCCTTCCCCGGCGCTACGCCAGAAGAAGTGGAAGCGCTGGTGACTAACCCTGCTGAACAAATCGTTTCTGAAATTGAAGGGGTTGAACATATTTATTCCACCTCATCACCCGGTATGTCTAGCCTCACGGTGCGTTTCAAAGTGGGTGAACCGCGCACCGATGCCATAGTGCGTTTATACAACGCGTTTTATGCGAACAGCGATTGGCTGCCACAAAATTTGGGCGTCGGCCAGCCGCTCATTAAACCCAAAGGCATAGACGATGTGCCTATAGTTGCCTTAACCCTGTGGAGCAAAAACGCAGCGACAACCAACAGCGATTTGCTCAGTGTTGCGCGCGAATTACAAACCCAATTACAACGCGTGCCCGGCACCCGCGATATAGAAATTATTGGCGGTGGCGATAAAGCCCTGCGCGTTTTGTTTGACCCTGAACGCATGGCCGCTTTTGGTTTGGCACTGGACGATTTACGCCGCGCACTGGGCAGCGCCAACAGCTCACAAGCCGCTGGCACTATAGTGAGCGACAACCGCGAGATGTTAGTGCAAGCAGGCACTTTTTTATCAACGGCTGAAGAAGTAGCTGATCTGGTGGTAGGTGTTTACCAAGGTGCGCCAGTCTTTTTACGCGATGTAGCCAGCGTCAGTTTGGGTGCCGATCAACCCACACACTATGTCACCCACGGCTTTGGTTCTGCAGTCGCTGATAACAACGAAAGCAACAGCGGTCGCTACCCCGCTATTACCTTATCCATCGCTAAAAAACCCGGCGAAAATGCGGTGGATGTTGCTGAGCAAGTCATCGCGCGCGTTGAACAACTGCGCGGTGTGAGCCTGCCGGATGCAATGAATGTAGATGTGACTCGCAACTACGGCGCGACGGCCGAAGACAAAGCGCAAACGCTAATTAAAAAATTAATTTTTGCCACACTCTCAGTCATTATTCTGGTGCTGATTGCCTTGGGCAAACGCGAAGCTCTGGTGGTGGGCGCGGCGGTGATTGTGACTCTCGCCATCACTCTGTTTGCTTCCTGGGCTTGGGGTTTTACGCTCAACCGCGTATCGCTGTTTGCGCTGATTTTTTCCATCGGTATTTTGGTGGATGACGCCATAGTCGTGGTGGAAAATATTCATCGCCACATGAGTCAGGGAAAGTTATCGCTCAATGAAGCGATTCCACTCGCGGTGGATGAGGTGGGCGGCCCAACCATTCTCGCAACCTTCACGGTGATTGCTGCACTTTTGCCTATGGCGTTTGTGAGTGGTTTGATGGGCCCTTATATGTTGCCCATTCCGATTAACGCCTCCACCGGCATGCTGATTTCCCTTGCCGTGGCTTTTATGTTTACGCCTTGGTTGTATCGCCGTTTATTTGCGCATGTTGATCACGGCAGTGTTAACGCCAGTGCGAATGCACATGAATCCAACGGCAATAAATTCTTGCCGTTTTTTACCCGCATTATGACGCCGCTGTTAAATCGCGAAGCTGGAAAAAAAGCGCGCCTGTGGTTGCTGGGCGGCATTCTCGGTTTAATTGCAGCGTCGATTGGTTTGGTCGTTGTGCAAGCGGTGATGTTAAAAATGCTGCCCTTCGACAACAAAAGTGAATTCCAGATTGTGGTGGATATGCCCGAAGGCACACCGCTGGAAAACACCCAAACCGTATTGCAGGCACTCGCGGATAAATTGGAAACCATTCCCGAAGTGACCGACTACCAACTCTACGCCGGCACCGCCGCGCCGATTAATTTTAATGGCTTGGTGCGGCAAAATTATTTGCGCCGTGCGCCCTACATGGGCGAGATTCAAGTCAACCTACTGGATAAACACCTGCGCCAGCGCAAAAGCCACGAGATTGCCCTGGCCGCGCGCGAACTCTTGGCGGAAACCGCCAAGGCGATGAATGCCAGTGTCAAAGTGGTAGAGGTTCCGCCCGGCCCGCCGGTGTTATCGCCACTGGTGGCCGAGGTTTACGGCTTGAATTACACCCGCCAGCTCGATGTCGCCAAACAGGTGCGCGCGGCGTTTGAGGCCACGCCCGATGTGGTGGATGTGGACGATTCCATCGAGGCGCCGCAAACCCGCTGGTTAATCGCGGTGGATCGCGCCCGCGCTGCGCGCTTGGGTGTGGATCAAACCAGCATCGCCAACGCCATTCGCACCGCCCTCGCCGGTGAGGATGCCGCCTACCTGCACAGCGCCAGTGCCAAGGTCGCCCTGCCGCTGCGCCTGGAGTTGCCCGCCGGTGAAAAAGACAGCCTTGAGCGAGTGCTCGCAATAAAAGTGCGCGCCCAAAACGGCAAACTGATCGCACTCGCGGAACTGACGCAGGTGATTGAAAGCCAGCGCCAGCAAACGATTCATCACAAAGATTTGCTGCCCGTAGTCTATGTGCTGGGCGATGTAGCGGGTGAAACCGACAGCCCGCTTTACGGCTTGGCCGCGATTTATCAACGCATCGCCGAAACCCCAATTGATGGGCAAGTCATTGACCAATTCCTGAATTCACAACCCGAGAATCCGGTTAACTGGAGCCTGAAGTGGGATGGCGAATTGCAAGTCACGCTGGATACCTTCCGCGATATGGGCATCGCTTACTCGGTTGGCCTAGTGATGATTTATTTGCTGGTGGTGGGCATGTTTAAAAGCTACTCGGTGCCGCTGATTATTATGGCGCCGATCCCGCTCACGCTAATTGGCATCATGCCCGGCCACGCTCTGCTCGGGCAGCAATTCACCGCACCGAGCATGATCGGCATGATTGCCCTCGCCGGCATTATTGTGCGCAATTCCATACTACTGGTGGACTTTATCCAGCAGGAAGTGCGCAGCGGAAAAACGCTGGAGGACGCCACCATCAGCGCCGCCGCCGTGCGCGCCCTGCCCATTGGCCTGACCGCGCTGGCAGCCATGATGGGCGGCTTTTTTATCCTCGACGACCCGATTTTTGGTGGGCTTGCGGTGAGCCTGATTTTTGGTCTGCTGGTGTCTACCATACTCACTTTAGTGGTGATTCCGGTGGTGTATTACGCTTATCACTACAAATAA
- a CDS encoding efflux RND transporter periplasmic adaptor subunit has protein sequence MNSKFLAMIGAVMLLSACSKESPVPAAAKGIPDLERLTLQAQTSPQTVTYDGVIEAINQATVSAQTSGRIVEMPVDVGDFVAKGDLIIRFTDTEQKARAASAQAQFNETQAQFTRMQEMLSKKLIAQADFDKSQAAFKAAEAALREAEQNLAYTSIYAPYSGIVVSRAVNVGETVAPGKPLMTGLSLEQLRAQVNIPQQHIGPVRKYKQAQIYLDSGEVLHSSELRIPPSADPQTHSFSVLVNLPEGNHDLFPGTFVKIAFVTGEKEQLLIPASSISQRGEVSGVYVIKETSLEFRQVNLGSLNSAKHYPVLAGLNAGETIALDPIAAANAYKKIHSGEQ, from the coding sequence ATGAACAGCAAATTTTTGGCAATGATCGGCGCGGTAATGTTGTTATCCGCCTGCAGCAAAGAATCCCCTGTGCCTGCAGCGGCAAAAGGTATTCCCGATCTGGAAAGACTCACACTGCAAGCACAAACCAGCCCGCAAACGGTGACATACGACGGCGTAATTGAAGCGATTAACCAAGCCACCGTCTCGGCGCAAACCTCTGGTCGCATTGTGGAAATGCCGGTGGATGTAGGCGATTTTGTGGCCAAGGGCGATTTAATTATTCGCTTTACCGACACCGAACAAAAAGCGCGCGCCGCCAGTGCGCAAGCGCAATTTAATGAAACCCAAGCGCAGTTCACGCGCATGCAGGAAATGCTCAGCAAAAAATTAATTGCGCAAGCGGATTTTGATAAAAGCCAAGCCGCGTTTAAAGCTGCTGAAGCGGCACTGCGCGAGGCCGAACAAAACCTTGCTTACACAAGTATATATGCGCCCTACTCCGGCATTGTGGTGAGCCGCGCAGTCAATGTGGGTGAAACCGTGGCACCGGGCAAACCGCTAATGACTGGTTTGTCGCTGGAGCAATTGCGCGCGCAAGTGAATATTCCGCAACAACACATAGGCCCGGTGCGCAAATACAAACAAGCACAAATTTATTTAGACAGTGGCGAGGTATTGCACAGCAGCGAGCTGCGCATTCCCCCCAGCGCCGACCCGCAAACCCATTCGTTTAGTGTGCTGGTGAATTTGCCCGAGGGCAATCACGATTTATTCCCCGGCACTTTTGTAAAAATCGCTTTTGTCACCGGCGAGAAGGAGCAATTATTAATCCCGGCGAGCAGCATTAGCCAGCGCGGTGAAGTTAGCGGTGTCTATGTGATCAAAGAGACCTCGCTGGAATTTCGCCAAGTCAATCTCGGCTCGCTCAACAGCGCTAAACATTACCCGGTGCTGGCGGGACTTAACGCGGGTGAAACCATCGCGCTCGATCCCATCGCGGCGGCCAATGCCTATAAAAAAATCCACAGCGGGGAGCAATAA
- a CDS encoding MBL fold metallo-hydrolase yields MIFRQLFERESSTYTYLIACEKTRKAALIDTVKEELPKYVQLLQELDLTLVYALDTHTHADHITAAGALRDLTDCTTLLGEEANSACVSHALRDGEKIQVGELTLTAIHTPGHTDDSYTYHLIDGDEQYLFTGDTLLIRGTGRTDFQNGNARDQYDSIFGKLLTLPATTWVYPGHDYKGWTRSTLGEEKNHNPRLQVKDVAAYVELMNNLKLPNPKLMDIAVPANRACGKN; encoded by the coding sequence ATGATTTTCCGTCAACTCTTTGAGCGCGAATCCAGCACTTACACCTATCTCATCGCCTGCGAAAAAACCCGCAAAGCGGCGTTGATTGATACAGTCAAAGAAGAGCTGCCTAAATATGTACAACTGCTGCAAGAGTTGGATTTAACGCTGGTTTACGCGCTGGATACGCACACCCACGCTGACCACATTACCGCCGCTGGTGCGCTACGCGATTTAACTGACTGCACCACGCTTTTGGGTGAAGAAGCCAATTCCGCTTGTGTTTCCCACGCATTGCGCGATGGTGAAAAAATTCAAGTGGGTGAATTAACGCTCACTGCGATTCACACCCCCGGTCACACCGATGACTCCTACACTTATCATTTAATCGATGGCGATGAGCAGTATTTATTTACTGGCGATACCTTATTAATTCGCGGCACCGGCCGCACCGATTTCCAAAACGGTAATGCGCGTGATCAATACGACAGTATTTTTGGCAAATTATTAACCTTGCCTGCAACCACCTGGGTTTACCCCGGCCACGATTACAAAGGCTGGACACGCAGCACCCTTGGCGAAGAAAAAAACCACAACCCACGCTTGCAAGTAAAAGATGTCGCAGCTTATGTAGAGCTAATGAACAACCTGAAATTGCCCAATCCAAAACTCATGGACATAGCCGTGCCCGCCAATCGCGCTTGCGGTAAAAATTAA
- a CDS encoding sulfite exporter TauE/SafE family protein has protein sequence MLLLIGLFIGLILGLTGAGGSVFAVPLLLLLGGMSMADATGISLGAVAATTIYASLRNSVSRKQVPLLWEPGLILALSGALTAPLGKWLGMQLDELWLVSGFSLLAAIIALRMWMSARNNPQAASVVRAGNFAATPSPDHLCNLNPTGQFELRPRCVTGLLIGGLVVGLLSGLFGVGGGFLIVPLLLALSAVSMAQAVSTSLFIIALISSSGFISHVALSENQHWNWLLLVAAGGLVGMMIGQAVSHKIANVWLQKLFAIGLLAVALITLARYL, from the coding sequence GTGTTGCTGCTGATTGGTTTATTCATCGGATTAATTCTTGGCCTGACCGGCGCTGGCGGCTCGGTGTTTGCGGTGCCGTTGTTATTACTACTCGGAGGTATGTCTATGGCAGATGCTACAGGCATCTCCCTGGGTGCAGTTGCCGCCACCACCATTTACGCCAGCCTGCGCAACAGTGTTTCGCGTAAACAAGTGCCGCTCTTGTGGGAGCCGGGTTTGATTCTGGCCTTGAGCGGCGCTCTTACCGCACCACTGGGTAAATGGTTGGGCATGCAGTTGGATGAGCTGTGGTTAGTCAGTGGTTTTAGTCTGTTGGCGGCGATCATCGCCCTGCGCATGTGGATGAGTGCACGCAACAATCCGCAGGCTGCGAGTGTAGTGCGCGCCGGTAATTTTGCGGCAACACCCAGCCCCGATCATTTATGCAATTTGAATCCCACCGGCCAATTTGAACTGCGCCCGCGCTGCGTAACCGGTTTATTAATTGGCGGTTTAGTGGTTGGGCTGTTATCGGGTTTATTTGGTGTGGGCGGCGGTTTTTTAATTGTGCCGCTGCTGTTGGCCTTAAGCGCGGTGAGCATGGCGCAGGCGGTGAGCACATCGCTATTTATTATCGCGTTGATTAGCAGCTCAGGTTTTATTAGCCATGTGGCACTGAGTGAAAACCAACATTGGAATTGGTTGTTATTGGTAGCCGCAGGCGGTTTGGTGGGCATGATGATCGGCCAAGCCGTCAGCCACAAAATTGCCAATGTGTGGTTACAAAAATTATTTGCGATTGGTTTGTTAGCGGTTGCACTGATTACTCTTGCGAGGTACTTATGA
- a CDS encoding rhodanese-like domain-containing protein yields MSHKRIHPVDLMANKSADLCILDVRTAAEVKAAGLPDCLHIPLHELTPARLQEEIAKSGKNGSAVYLLCQGGKRAEMAADQLKGQINAELVVIEGGMNAVKQSNIPLAATGKKVIPLERQVRIVAGLLVITGAVLGTWFNPAFYGLSAFVGAGLVFAGVTDICPMGMLIAKAPWNK; encoded by the coding sequence ATGAGCCACAAACGCATCCACCCCGTTGATTTAATGGCCAACAAAAGCGCCGATCTGTGCATTTTGGACGTGCGTACCGCTGCCGAAGTGAAAGCTGCCGGCCTGCCCGATTGCTTGCACATCCCTCTGCATGAATTAACGCCAGCGCGCCTGCAGGAAGAAATCGCCAAGAGCGGCAAAAACGGCAGTGCGGTGTATTTGCTCTGCCAAGGCGGCAAGCGCGCGGAAATGGCGGCCGATCAACTGAAAGGCCAGATCAACGCCGAGCTAGTGGTGATTGAAGGCGGCATGAACGCGGTTAAACAATCCAACATTCCGCTTGCGGCCACCGGTAAAAAAGTGATTCCGCTGGAGCGTCAGGTGCGCATCGTCGCCGGTTTGCTAGTGATTACCGGCGCGGTATTAGGCACCTGGTTTAACCCGGCGTTTTACGGTTTATCCGCCTTTGTGGGCGCAGGACTGGTTTTTGCCGGCGTCACCGATATTTGCCCCATGGGAATGCTGATTGCCAAGGCACCCTGGAATAAATAG
- a CDS encoding metalloregulator ArsR/SmtB family transcription factor, which produces MTATAINPMPLSELQQHAQAAAALLKALANENRLMILCTLMAGEMSVGELNEQVPLSQSALSQHLASLREAGLVATRKEAQTVFYRVQGDEAPKVIALLQSIYCPPG; this is translated from the coding sequence ATGACCGCCACAGCAATTAACCCGATGCCACTATCCGAACTACAGCAACACGCCCAAGCCGCCGCCGCACTGCTCAAAGCCTTGGCCAACGAAAACCGGCTGATGATTTTGTGCACCCTGATGGCGGGTGAAATGTCGGTGGGCGAGTTAAACGAACAAGTGCCGCTGAGCCAGTCCGCCCTCTCCCAGCATTTGGCGAGTTTGCGCGAGGCGGGTTTGGTGGCAACGCGCAAAGAGGCGCAGACGGTGTTTTACCGGGTGCAGGGCGATGAAGCTCCCAAAGTGATTGCACTGCTGCAATCCATTTACTGCCCACCGGGCTGA
- a CDS encoding MHYT domain-containing protein, with protein sequence MEGTYNWILVFASYCVAVIASYTAIYFGTRVFSLSGQSRRFWLAAGALSLGSGIWSMHFVGMSAYTMPMHMHMSFNATLTLLSWVPAVFASALALYVITLPKVSFKTISASAFIMGAGIFAMHYGGMYAMQMHPGIEYDTLLVILSGVIAVVASGAALVICRNVRDVPPQYALAIKVAAALVMGAAICGMHYTGMAAASYPMGAQSNPDNILRGDWMGIPTAVAASVLLLLALYSAYTDFRAMERARQAERARNESARQAAFYDAHTGLANRSLLEARVLEKLTVTDTNKAPPAFMLAYFELSDYRDILQEQGDVYAQALINYFVAELREKSPTAELIARYSANSFMLLIPSCDSSILQKLVQKMTDAFKSPAAISGKQTLCKWGFGFSEYPKSGTNSRNLIRAAQRIRFASVDESKQPELQLV encoded by the coding sequence ATGGAAGGTACTTACAATTGGATACTGGTGTTTGCGTCTTATTGCGTTGCAGTGATCGCTTCCTACACGGCGATCTATTTCGGCACACGGGTATTCTCGTTAAGCGGACAGTCGCGCCGGTTCTGGCTGGCAGCGGGTGCGCTTAGCCTTGGCAGCGGTATCTGGTCAATGCACTTTGTTGGCATGAGCGCCTATACCATGCCCATGCATATGCACATGAGCTTCAACGCCACCCTCACATTGCTCTCCTGGGTTCCCGCCGTGTTTGCATCGGCACTGGCGCTGTATGTCATCACCTTGCCAAAAGTGTCGTTCAAAACGATTTCTGCCAGTGCATTCATCATGGGTGCAGGTATTTTTGCGATGCATTACGGCGGTATGTATGCAATGCAAATGCACCCAGGTATTGAGTACGACACCTTGCTAGTGATCTTGTCTGGTGTGATTGCGGTAGTCGCTTCGGGTGCGGCATTGGTGATTTGTCGCAATGTGCGCGATGTGCCTCCGCAATACGCGCTTGCAATTAAAGTGGCGGCGGCTTTAGTGATGGGAGCCGCCATTTGCGGTATGCATTACACCGGAATGGCAGCCGCGAGCTATCCGATGGGCGCACAGAGTAACCCCGACAATATATTGCGCGGCGATTGGATGGGCATTCCTACGGCGGTTGCGGCAAGTGTGTTGTTATTGCTTGCTCTTTATTCTGCGTACACCGATTTTCGGGCGATGGAGCGTGCGCGTCAGGCGGAAAGAGCGCGCAATGAATCTGCGCGCCAAGCTGCTTTTTATGATGCTCACACCGGGTTGGCTAACCGCAGTTTGTTGGAGGCGCGTGTATTGGAAAAACTCACTGTGACCGATACCAACAAAGCCCCGCCTGCCTTTATGCTCGCGTATTTCGAGTTGAGTGATTATCGTGACATTTTGCAGGAGCAGGGTGATGTTTATGCGCAGGCATTGATCAATTATTTTGTCGCTGAACTGCGTGAAAAATCACCTACAGCAGAATTAATTGCGCGTTACAGTGCCAACAGTTTTATGCTGCTCATTCCATCTTGCGATTCATCAATATTGCAAAAGCTGGTGCAGAAAATGACCGATGCGTTTAAAAGTCCAGCGGCAATTAGTGGTAAGCAGACGCTGTGCAAATGGGGCTTTGGTTTTAGTGAGTATCCTAAATCCGGCACCAATAGCCGCAATCTCATCCGCGCAGCACAGCGCATTCGTTTTGCCTCTGTCGATGAAAGCAAGCAACCCGAATTACAGTTGGTGTAA